The following are encoded in a window of Chryseobacterium sp. genomic DNA:
- a CDS encoding SprT-like domain-containing protein encodes MSITVLENYLPPDALASLQEWFGNHRIHIRITRSRTSKLGDYRKMPDGSHQISVNSNLQPHLFFFVLTHELAHLVAFHRYAGRITAHGPEWKKIFSDMLISSISVYPEDLQPIILRFSRSPKASFTASPELVKYFHIEDVKDETCYLDDLALNDRFTYRKKIYIIEQKRNKNYICVQLESGKKYIFKPLARVEKIS; translated from the coding sequence ATGTCTATTACCGTCTTGGAAAATTATCTGCCACCTGATGCGCTGGCCAGTTTGCAGGAATGGTTCGGAAACCACCGTATCCATATCAGAATTACACGGAGTCGCACCAGCAAACTGGGTGATTACCGCAAAATGCCGGATGGCAGTCACCAGATTTCTGTAAATTCAAACCTGCAGCCACACCTTTTTTTCTTTGTGCTTACACATGAGCTGGCTCATCTGGTAGCCTTTCACCGATATGCCGGCAGGATCACTGCACATGGTCCCGAATGGAAAAAAATATTCAGCGACATGCTTATTTCGAGTATCAGCGTATATCCTGAGGATTTGCAACCAATTATCTTACGCTTTTCGCGCTCACCGAAGGCAAGTTTTACAGCCAGTCCGGAACTGGTTAAATATTTCCACATAGAAGATGTAAAAGATGAAACCTGCTACCTTGATGACCTGGCCCTGAATGACCGGTTCACTTACCGTAAGAAGATATATATCATAGAGCAGAAGCGAAATAAAAACTATATTTGTGTGCAACTGGAAAGCGGTAAAAAATACATTTTCAAGCCCTTGGCCAGAGTAGAAAAAATAAGCTAA
- a CDS encoding TolC family protein, giving the protein MKKILFLALGCAFVGLSAQKKWTLQETVAYAVQNNLQVISSQNNQRLQQNSLSIAKREYLPSVAGNINNNFSFGQGRDFFGNTQRNDNFTNSANIGADMLLFNNGRIEKNIRRTEFELEAAGYDVERIKNDISLQVAQQYLQIMLNKEVEKIAQSSLENATKLLDRARITTEVGTTARTVLAEAEAAVSRENQNLKNAEINTDRSLFALAQLLRLTDYKNFDVAEVDVEQKPEAPLYSAADIIETAFGNQPQIKAAESRIKAAKAQTEITETAFWPTVSASAGIGSSYFNSLVKRYDQFGNIVKDRTFFQQYQDTFGQQIGVSANIPIFNKGITRLQVEQSRINEQIAQNSLEIQRQEVLQNVQRSQFDAESSYESYLAALETEKSTALALDFTEKSYAAGRATIYDVNVARNNYANAQGSVAQAKYNYIFSLKLLNFYAGIPITL; this is encoded by the coding sequence ATGAAAAAAATACTTTTTTTGGCTTTGGGCTGTGCTTTCGTAGGATTGAGCGCCCAAAAAAAGTGGACTTTGCAGGAAACGGTCGCATACGCGGTTCAGAACAACCTCCAGGTCATCAGTTCGCAAAACAACCAAAGGTTACAGCAAAATTCCCTGAGCATCGCCAAACGGGAGTACCTGCCCTCTGTTGCGGGCAACATTAACAATAATTTTTCTTTTGGTCAGGGTCGCGATTTTTTCGGAAATACCCAGCGTAATGATAATTTTACGAACAGTGCCAATATAGGTGCAGATATGCTGCTCTTCAATAACGGACGTATTGAAAAAAACATTCGTCGCACAGAGTTTGAACTGGAAGCAGCAGGTTATGATGTGGAGCGTATAAAAAATGACATTTCACTTCAGGTAGCCCAGCAGTACCTTCAGATTATGCTGAATAAGGAAGTTGAAAAAATTGCCCAGAGTTCGCTGGAGAATGCCACCAAACTTCTGGACCGCGCCAGAATTACCACTGAAGTCGGCACCACCGCGAGAACTGTACTCGCCGAAGCTGAAGCCGCAGTATCCCGGGAAAATCAGAATTTAAAGAATGCGGAAATAAATACAGACAGAAGTCTGTTTGCACTGGCCCAGCTGCTTCGCCTAACCGATTATAAGAACTTCGATGTGGCCGAGGTAGATGTCGAACAGAAACCAGAGGCACCGCTTTATTCGGCCGCAGATATTATAGAGACCGCATTCGGTAACCAACCGCAGATTAAAGCTGCAGAAAGCCGCATAAAAGCCGCAAAGGCGCAGACCGAAATTACGGAGACAGCTTTCTGGCCCACAGTTTCGGCAAGTGCAGGCATTGGATCCTCTTATTTCAATTCCCTGGTGAAAAGATATGACCAGTTTGGGAATATCGTAAAAGACAGAACTTTTTTCCAGCAATATCAGGATACCTTCGGACAGCAAATCGGCGTTTCGGCGAACATCCCTATCTTCAATAAAGGGATAACAAGACTGCAGGTGGAACAAAGCCGCATCAATGAACAAATCGCTCAAAATTCGCTGGAGATCCAACGACAGGAAGTTCTTCAGAATGTTCAGAGGTCCCAGTTTGATGCCGAATCAAGCTATGAATCATACCTTGCCGCTCTTGAAACTGAAAAAAGTACAGCCCTGGCACTGGATTTTACGGAGAAAAGCTATGCCGCAGGCCGCGCTACTATTTATGATGTAAATGTGGCGAGGAACAATTATGCAAATGCCCAGGGCTCTGTAGCACAGGCCAAATACAATTATATCTTCAGCCTGAAACTGCTTAATTTCTATGCCGGCATCCCAATTACCCTTTAA
- a CDS encoding bifunctional folylpolyglutamate synthase/dihydrofolate synthase codes for MTNEEYQQAVEWLFVQAPNYQIEGKKAYKPGLENITKLCEFFGNPQEKIRTVHIGGTNGKGSTSNLLASVLQEAGYKTGLYNSPHLIDFTERIKINGRNCSHEFVYGFIQKLRSLPPDIRPSFFEFTTVMAFEYFYQNNVDVAIIEVGLGGRLDSTNIIRPEVSAITNVALDHQNILGDTVEAIAMEKAGIIKNQTPVICGDENPAVKAIVEQKAMQMDAPLIDATLISTNLTSDLAGNYQKKNIKVTIALVEELRKIGYHIQPEHLETGMMNVQRNTGFTGRWFIFSDNPLTVCDTAHNQAGLTEVFSQLNSMKRHKHIVLGFVNDKKIDEVLRILPQNATYYFVKPDIERGRNPLEYRDMLESAKINYRIFQNVQEGYNAALQNVRPEEMIFIGGSNFVVGDFLQKNLQK; via the coding sequence ATGACAAATGAAGAATATCAGCAGGCTGTAGAATGGCTTTTTGTACAGGCACCGAATTATCAGATTGAAGGTAAGAAGGCCTATAAGCCGGGATTGGAAAATATAACAAAACTGTGTGAGTTTTTTGGCAATCCACAGGAAAAAATAAGAACGGTACATATCGGCGGGACTAATGGGAAAGGTTCAACCAGCAATCTGCTGGCTTCCGTACTGCAGGAAGCCGGCTATAAAACAGGCCTTTACAACTCTCCCCATCTCATTGATTTTACCGAAAGGATAAAAATAAACGGCAGAAACTGTTCGCATGAATTCGTATATGGGTTTATTCAGAAACTGAGATCGCTGCCACCGGATATACGTCCCTCATTTTTTGAGTTTACCACGGTGATGGCCTTCGAGTACTTTTATCAGAACAATGTGGATGTGGCAATCATCGAAGTAGGTTTGGGTGGCCGTTTAGATTCTACCAATATTATACGGCCTGAAGTTAGTGCCATAACAAATGTGGCTTTGGATCACCAAAACATCCTGGGCGATACCGTGGAAGCCATCGCAATGGAAAAAGCCGGCATCATCAAGAATCAGACACCGGTTATTTGTGGAGATGAAAACCCGGCGGTAAAAGCGATCGTGGAGCAGAAAGCTATGCAAATGGATGCCCCGCTCATTGATGCGACACTGATATCTACCAACTTAACTTCCGACCTGGCCGGTAACTATCAGAAGAAAAATATCAAAGTAACCATTGCTTTGGTGGAAGAGCTCCGTAAGATTGGTTATCATATCCAGCCTGAGCATCTGGAAACAGGTATGATGAATGTTCAAAGAAATACTGGTTTTACAGGAAGGTGGTTTATTTTTTCTGACAATCCGCTTACAGTTTGCGATACTGCGCATAACCAGGCGGGACTGACGGAGGTATTCAGCCAGCTAAACAGTATGAAAAGACATAAACATATCGTGTTGGGGTTTGTTAATGACAAGAAGATTGATGAGGTTTTAAGAATTTTGCCCCAAAACGCTACCTATTATTTTGTTAAACCAGACATCGAACGGGGACGAAATCCACTGGAGTACCGGGACATGCTGGAAAGTGCAAAAATAAATTACAGAATATTTCAGAATGTCCAGGAAGGATATAATGCTGCGTTACAAAATGTTAGGCCGGAAGAAATGATTTTCATAGGCGGCAGCAACTTTGTAGTGGGAGATTTTCTGCAAAAAAATTTGCAGAAATAA